From Methanomassiliicoccales archaeon, the proteins below share one genomic window:
- a CDS encoding ribbon-helix-helix domain-containing protein, with amino-acid sequence MNDDESNTTPSSRRSKVVNLRVPMQVVETVDKWVDMQLYKSRSEFILSAIRFYLDYIEYKESYNVRAFQGEQFAESPGARFDRLKYYKRP; translated from the coding sequence ATGAACGACGACGAAAGTAATACTACCCCCTCAAGCAGACGATCAAAGGTAGTCAACCTTCGGGTACCCATGCAGGTAGTGGAGACCGTTGACAAATGGGTGGACATGCAGCTATACAAGTCCCGTTCCGAGTTCATCCTTTCCGCGATCCGATTTTATCTTGATTATATCGAGTATAAGGAAAGCTACAACGTGCGCGCCTTCCAGGGGGAACAGTTTGCCGAATCCCCGGGAGCGAGGTTCGACCGTTTGAAATATTATAAAAGACCATAA